A genomic segment from Candidatus Korarchaeum cryptofilum OPF8 encodes:
- a CDS encoding polyprenyl synthetase family protein, which yields MIRIKALEDAILGGIKIGEEELKLLLDPYVRKADLALMEALRNNMENPFADPLIEFMKGGKRIRPAILFLINEACGGGGSPELAAAAVELIHTASLIHDDIIDDSDSRRGIPSFHIKHGTEMAILIADFILSIVLEIVSKYEDKRIGRLLSEATKLMSIGEMMEVILLRRGDPISVEDYLNVLKYKTASLFQTASSLGALIAGRDDLYEEMGLYGLYLGLSYQIRDDLLDWGEKGEITYLLKGNDVREFLEDLALQYSMKAMDKLNFIPDSPQKRILREIAAYSIERKI from the coding sequence ATGATAAGGATTAAAGCATTAGAGGATGCGATCCTCGGGGGGATTAAAATAGGAGAGGAAGAGCTAAAGCTTCTACTGGATCCTTACGTTAGAAAAGCGGACTTAGCGTTAATGGAAGCTTTGAGGAATAATATGGAAAATCCTTTCGCCGATCCATTAATCGAATTCATGAAAGGAGGGAAGAGGATAAGGCCCGCAATACTCTTCCTAATCAACGAGGCCTGTGGTGGTGGAGGGAGCCCTGAGCTTGCTGCAGCAGCTGTGGAGTTAATACACACAGCCTCCCTGATCCATGATGACATAATAGATGATAGCGATTCCAGGAGGGGGATTCCATCTTTCCACATAAAGCATGGCACGGAGATGGCAATATTAATAGCTGATTTCATCCTATCGATCGTCCTAGAAATAGTGAGCAAGTATGAGGATAAGAGAATAGGGAGGCTCCTCTCTGAAGCCACTAAGCTCATGTCAATAGGGGAGATGATGGAAGTTATCCTCCTGAGGAGAGGGGACCCAATAAGCGTGGAAGATTATCTTAATGTACTGAAGTACAAAACGGCCTCCCTCTTCCAGACGGCCTCATCCTTGGGAGCACTCATAGCTGGAAGGGATGATCTATATGAGGAGATGGGCCTCTACGGTCTCTATCTCGGGCTATCCTACCAGATAAGGGACGATCTCCTTGACTGGGGTGAGAAGGGGGAGATCACGTATCTTCTGAAGGGAAATGATGTTAGAGAATTTCTCGAGGATTTAGCTCTTCAATACTCAATGAAAGCGATGGATAAGCTAAATTTTATTCCAGATTCTCCTCAGAAGAGGATTTTGAGGGAGATCGCAGCTTACTCCATCGAGAGGAAAATATAG
- a CDS encoding YIP1 family protein, whose protein sequence is MGFEIEEAPIEEYSFKEYILQPAILSNRIFSAIISSPRLKYWLLATIISSPFQALGSWLIMNKLLIEIRASEELPAETLQLMKSVMDLMLRNPLIIFIDSLIGELLAGIISGIVIFLVAKLLAGKGSLSSGIALAGLRSLPSIVYGILLAVLGLSLPTTRWVIEIGPQMNFNTNVPWEIFLQESVLQLIISVWFLLVLLLSYIRGYGMTRTRAAIASLVTWLVSNIFLLIGFLSYI, encoded by the coding sequence ATGGGGTTCGAGATAGAGGAGGCCCCGATTGAGGAATATTCATTCAAGGAGTACATTCTTCAACCCGCGATATTGTCCAATAGGATCTTCTCAGCAATTATATCATCTCCAAGGCTCAAATACTGGCTCCTAGCTACAATAATAAGCTCTCCCTTCCAAGCATTGGGAAGCTGGCTTATCATGAACAAGCTCCTCATCGAGATAAGGGCATCTGAGGAGCTCCCAGCTGAGACCCTGCAGCTCATGAAGAGTGTGATGGATTTAATGCTGAGAAACCCGCTGATCATTTTCATAGATTCTCTCATAGGCGAGTTATTAGCTGGAATAATCTCAGGGATCGTGATATTTCTAGTAGCTAAATTACTCGCGGGGAAGGGGAGTCTATCATCGGGAATAGCTTTAGCCGGCCTTAGGAGCCTCCCATCTATAGTTTACGGAATATTGCTAGCAGTACTTGGGCTTTCCTTACCTACGACAAGATGGGTCATCGAGATAGGGCCCCAGATGAATTTCAATACTAATGTCCCTTGGGAGATATTCCTCCAAGAATCTGTCCTACAGCTGATAATCTCAGTTTGGTTCCTACTAGTGCTCCTGCTCTCTTACATCAGAGGATATGGGATGACGCGTACGAGGGCTGCGATAGCTTCTTTAGTTACATGGCTCGTATCAAACATCTTCCTGCTAATTGGATTTCTATCTTACATATGA
- a CDS encoding ArsB/NhaD family transporter, with translation MVKDGLLTPIGDPPNIMAYSHLQISFIGFILNVGPPTLLIYVISLAVIMTLFRREMKFEIGNKNDRRKPKIEKNFLIISILVLTLVLLLFLLQDITGISPSASALYGATLLMIIGGRRMATILREVNWDLLIFLGSILIFSGSLEKVGILHLLAQIISKSTHGNPHTLTTLIAWLSSLVSALVDNIPYAAVMIPVIDELVSLTGYYELWWVFLISVGLGGIATPIASVPSLLTYSALRDKFEFKFLDFMKIGLIVWVILTLSLNLYYLLL, from the coding sequence ATGGTCAAAGATGGGCTACTAACTCCGATAGGAGACCCTCCTAATATTATGGCTTACTCCCACCTTCAGATCTCGTTCATCGGCTTCATCTTGAATGTAGGCCCGCCCACCCTCCTGATCTATGTGATCTCGCTAGCAGTGATTATGACCCTCTTCAGGAGGGAGATGAAATTCGAAATAGGGAATAAAAATGACAGAAGAAAGCCGAAAATAGAGAAAAATTTCCTTATAATCAGCATTTTAGTATTAACTCTTGTACTTTTGCTTTTCCTTCTTCAGGATATCACTGGGATAAGTCCCAGCGCCTCGGCTCTCTATGGTGCGACCTTACTGATGATAATAGGCGGTAGGAGGATGGCTACCATACTCAGGGAGGTTAACTGGGATCTCCTCATTTTCCTCGGAAGCATCCTGATCTTTTCCGGAAGCTTGGAAAAAGTCGGTATTCTCCATTTATTAGCTCAGATTATTTCTAAATCAACTCATGGGAACCCACACACCCTAACGACACTCATAGCGTGGCTCTCATCCCTCGTCTCAGCATTAGTCGATAACATACCTTACGCGGCTGTGATGATACCCGTCATAGATGAACTAGTGAGCTTGACTGGCTACTACGAGCTTTGGTGGGTTTTCCTGATCTCCGTTGGCTTAGGGGGGATAGCGACGCCGATAGCCTCAGTGCCCTCTCTCCTCACATACTCCGCGTTGAGGGATAAGTTCGAATTTAAGTTCCTAGATTTTATGAAGATCGGCTTAATCGTATGGGTAATTTTGACTTTATCCCTGAATCTATATTATTTGCTGCTGTAA
- a CDS encoding PIN domain-containing protein: MRRAIIDTNVLIFAHFKDTKYHEEARRILSSLEEWVIPFIVFVELFWFTRGAGLDEKSRKNLLLSLLMNRRVKVSNNEPEDLIESVMLEDPLEFEDELILQQAEREGLPIVTFDNSLAERAKKRGISVITYSSK, encoded by the coding sequence TTGAGGAGGGCGATAATAGATACGAATGTGCTCATATTTGCCCATTTTAAGGATACTAAATATCATGAGGAAGCTAGGAGGATTCTCTCATCATTGGAGGAATGGGTAATACCATTCATAGTATTTGTAGAACTATTTTGGTTCACTAGAGGAGCTGGATTGGACGAAAAGTCGAGGAAGAATCTCCTGCTATCATTACTGATGAATAGGAGGGTCAAAGTGTCGAATAACGAGCCCGAGGACTTGATAGAGTCCGTGATGTTAGAAGATCCCTTGGAGTTCGAGGACGAGCTGATCCTACAGCAAGCTGAGAGGGAGGGGCTTCCCATAGTGACATTCGACAACTCCCTAGCGGAGAGGGCGAAGAAAAGAGGAATAAGTGTGATCACTTACAGCAGCAAATAA
- a CDS encoding TrmB family transcriptional regulator, with the protein MGDGNIDKFIRVFRELGFTTYESKVLACLSLRREALKVSELSMMTDLPRTKVYSVISSLNEEGFVKVHSGRPLKVSAPSPNEMASLLAERVIENARARLNVISRLYSLNLDEGLWIFERSIIPVRGENVISKMARIIINSAKERINLVISENNVNLIPKLPNIDIRAVLETPSIQSRLGIPKVNCRVVGKHGIFMISNERACILSDEGLKSGVYASEGPLLSALLNLFRGLYNSGSPVIS; encoded by the coding sequence ATGGGTGATGGTAATATAGATAAGTTCATAAGGGTCTTCAGGGAACTCGGGTTCACGACTTACGAATCTAAAGTACTTGCATGTCTCAGCCTAAGGAGAGAAGCCCTTAAGGTGAGTGAACTAAGCATGATGACAGATCTCCCGAGGACTAAGGTATATTCAGTGATCTCCTCCCTCAACGAGGAAGGTTTCGTTAAAGTGCACAGCGGAAGGCCCCTTAAAGTCTCAGCGCCTTCACCTAATGAAATGGCGTCTCTACTTGCTGAGAGAGTTATTGAGAATGCTAGGGCTAGATTGAATGTGATAAGCAGACTCTACTCCCTGAATTTAGATGAGGGGCTCTGGATATTTGAGAGATCCATAATCCCGGTGAGAGGCGAAAACGTCATCAGTAAAATGGCAAGAATAATCATTAATAGTGCAAAAGAGAGAATAAATTTGGTAATTAGTGAAAATAATGTTAATCTCATACCTAAATTACCCAATATTGATATAAGAGCTGTATTAGAGACACCGTCTATCCAATCTCGCTTAGGCATCCCTAAGGTTAATTGTAGAGTAGTGGGTAAACACGGGATATTCATGATCTCAAATGAGAGAGCATGCATACTCAGCGATGAAGGGCTAAAGAGCGGGGTTTACGCTTCTGAGGGACCCCTCCTATCAGCTCTGCTCAACCTTTTTAGGGGGCTCTATAACTCCGGGTCACCAGTTATAAGCTAA
- a CDS encoding glycerate kinase type-2 family protein, producing MSYIKNLEDLTMNGPTQKDKNARRSILLSFDKAIASVDPYKSVSSRISDNSIFQMNKSIELSDFEEIFVIGAGKASGMMAKAVEDKIERISEGWVNVPAKTEKLVDLSKIRLNPAGHPIPDEGSINGAREMLRILSKADEKDLVIVLISGGGSALMEYPMEGITLEDLREMNRLLVLSGADIREINTVRKHVSRVKGGRLAEAAYPARVVSLIISDVIGDPLDTIASGPTAPDETTFQDAWEVLRNYSLVERMPQSIIKVIKDGVEGRIPETPKPGDPIFENVTNMIVANNLKAVQAAEGVLRSLGYSTLVLGSRVQGEARHIGKMLAGLASSIRNEGIPLSPPAALLMGGETTVTVTGKGVGGRNQELVLGAVRQVAGLDGVAIASIGTDGIDGTSEAAGAICDGHTLERALSEGLKPEEYLKNNDSYSFFSWLGDAIITGPTLTNVMDLMGVVVED from the coding sequence TTGAGCTATATAAAGAATTTAGAGGATTTGACGATGAATGGCCCCACGCAAAAGGATAAAAATGCTAGAAGATCGATATTACTCTCATTCGATAAGGCGATAGCATCCGTAGATCCATATAAGTCCGTCTCTAGCAGGATATCGGACAACTCAATATTCCAGATGAATAAGTCTATAGAGCTGAGTGATTTCGAGGAGATATTCGTTATAGGGGCTGGAAAAGCTAGCGGCATGATGGCGAAAGCTGTTGAAGATAAGATAGAGAGGATATCTGAGGGCTGGGTGAATGTACCAGCTAAAACAGAGAAACTGGTTGATTTATCAAAGATAAGGTTGAATCCGGCGGGCCATCCCATCCCGGATGAGGGGAGTATCAACGGGGCGAGGGAGATGCTGAGAATACTCTCAAAGGCGGATGAGAAGGATCTAGTCATAGTGCTGATCTCGGGAGGAGGTTCAGCACTCATGGAATATCCGATGGAGGGCATAACCTTGGAAGATTTGAGAGAAATGAACAGGCTACTCGTCCTAAGTGGGGCAGACATAAGGGAAATAAACACAGTTAGGAAGCACGTCTCGAGGGTGAAGGGAGGGAGGCTAGCTGAGGCCGCATATCCGGCTAGAGTCGTATCCCTGATAATATCGGACGTCATAGGGGATCCCTTGGATACGATAGCATCGGGTCCAACAGCACCAGATGAGACTACGTTCCAAGATGCCTGGGAGGTTTTGAGGAACTATTCATTGGTGGAGAGGATGCCCCAATCCATCATAAAGGTGATAAAGGATGGTGTGGAAGGAAGGATCCCGGAAACTCCAAAGCCCGGGGATCCGATATTTGAGAACGTAACTAATATGATAGTCGCGAACAACCTTAAAGCTGTTCAGGCGGCTGAGGGCGTCCTGAGGAGCCTCGGGTATAGTACATTGGTCCTGGGATCTAGAGTTCAGGGGGAGGCTAGACACATAGGGAAGATGCTCGCTGGACTAGCTTCCTCAATCAGGAATGAGGGAATACCTCTATCCCCTCCAGCAGCCCTCCTAATGGGTGGGGAGACCACTGTTACCGTGACGGGAAAGGGTGTAGGCGGGAGGAATCAAGAACTTGTACTCGGTGCGGTGAGGCAAGTAGCTGGGCTAGATGGAGTAGCTATAGCATCTATTGGGACTGATGGTATAGATGGTACATCGGAAGCTGCTGGAGCTATATGCGATGGTCATACGCTTGAGAGGGCTTTAAGTGAGGGGTTGAAGCCCGAGGAGTACCTCAAGAATAATGACTCTTACAGCTTCTTCTCATGGTTAGGTGATGCGATAATAACGGGACCCACTTTGACCAATGTCATGGATCTGATGGGCGTGGTGGTGGAAGACTGA
- a CDS encoding Clp1/GlmU family protein, protein MEEVELQRNEGLIARTPATIKVISGDAEVWGVPFEEISLSQEAMDLLITSNHGAKLNIIGSNFIKINDPIPEWWHNLLEKIPDKTVMFIGKVDSGKSSSILYLANKLLLNGTRVSIIDSDIGQSDLGPPGVISSSNLRDPVYQMKLLDPEFMYFIGDKSPRGHLLQFLVGTWEAFRDVKEKTILINTTGFVDGAAARTLKKLKIELLQPDVIIFIERSEGELRHLIRSVPIGAKAVNVRSPVRDLPKDKGYRSLCRKALYKKYLENGNRRTFDLRKVRIENTFLFTGDERREYAPFLSELMGSGVIWVEESADMLLILSEGYVERMKVKKLEDLMRKEVKCAPINVYKNLYVGLKLNGRCSGVGIMESFDPLDGKAEILTRYGGDVDSIIFGFIRLSEDGEELGMREVDSP, encoded by the coding sequence ATGGAAGAGGTCGAGCTCCAACGCAATGAGGGATTGATAGCTAGGACTCCTGCTACTATTAAAGTGATCTCCGGGGATGCTGAGGTCTGGGGTGTGCCTTTCGAAGAGATAAGCCTCTCTCAGGAAGCCATGGATCTCCTGATAACGAGCAACCATGGAGCAAAATTAAATATCATTGGATCGAATTTTATTAAAATAAATGATCCAATTCCGGAATGGTGGCATAATCTTCTAGAGAAGATACCAGATAAAACTGTTATGTTTATTGGGAAGGTGGATTCAGGGAAGAGCTCCTCTATCCTCTACCTCGCCAATAAGTTGCTCCTAAACGGTACCAGAGTTTCTATAATAGATTCCGATATCGGGCAGTCGGATCTCGGTCCGCCCGGGGTGATATCTTCATCTAACTTGAGGGATCCGGTCTATCAGATGAAGCTCTTGGATCCGGAGTTCATGTACTTCATAGGGGATAAGAGCCCGAGAGGTCACTTACTCCAATTCCTAGTGGGCACGTGGGAAGCTTTTAGGGATGTCAAGGAGAAAACGATTCTCATAAATACGACAGGTTTCGTCGATGGTGCCGCAGCGAGGACGCTCAAGAAACTCAAGATAGAGCTCTTACAGCCCGATGTCATAATATTCATAGAGAGATCTGAGGGGGAGCTCAGGCACTTGATACGCAGCGTCCCTATAGGCGCGAAAGCCGTGAATGTGAGATCCCCCGTCAGAGATCTGCCCAAGGATAAGGGTTATAGATCCCTCTGCAGGAAGGCATTATACAAGAAATATCTCGAAAATGGGAATAGAAGAACCTTCGATTTGAGGAAGGTCAGAATAGAGAATACTTTCCTGTTCACGGGAGATGAGAGGAGAGAATATGCTCCCTTCCTATCCGAGCTTATGGGGAGCGGGGTAATATGGGTCGAGGAGTCTGCTGATATGCTCTTAATACTCAGCGAGGGGTATGTTGAGAGGATGAAGGTGAAGAAGTTAGAGGATCTTATGAGAAAGGAAGTTAAATGCGCCCCGATCAACGTATACAAAAACTTATATGTTGGTCTCAAGCTGAATGGGAGATGCTCGGGCGTGGGGATAATGGAATCCTTCGATCCCCTGGATGGGAAGGCGGAGATCCTCACGAGGTATGGGGGAGATGTTGATAGCATAATATTCGGGTTCATCAGACTCAGCGAGGATGGTGAGGAGCTGGGGATGAGGGAGGTGGATTCACCTTGA
- a CDS encoding DUF72 domain-containing protein, with translation MFSVKVGCCGFQISKKKYAEIFDLVEVQETFYKLPKLETVRRWREEIGSESFEFSVKAWMVFTHDPSSAIWRKTGVPKDDDYGFLRPTGKNLEAWDHFREILRELNSDLVIFQSPPSFKATDENIKNSRDFFESIKGGLRIGWEIRDESWLKSDHFKRILEDLGITHVVDPLYEVPIHGSFRYYRLHGSRKGRRIVYSYKYSEEDLLKLLEYLRKYAMEVNYVLFNNSYFSLDNAKSFKSLLESQLK, from the coding sequence ATGTTTAGTGTTAAGGTGGGTTGCTGTGGCTTCCAGATATCTAAGAAGAAGTACGCTGAGATCTTCGATCTCGTGGAGGTTCAGGAGACCTTCTACAAATTGCCCAAGTTGGAGACCGTGAGAAGATGGAGGGAGGAAATTGGAAGCGAATCATTCGAATTCTCCGTCAAAGCATGGATGGTTTTCACACATGATCCATCGAGCGCTATCTGGAGGAAAACGGGAGTTCCTAAAGATGATGATTATGGTTTTCTCAGACCCACTGGTAAAAATCTCGAGGCATGGGATCACTTCAGAGAGATCCTGAGGGAGCTCAACTCCGATCTCGTGATATTTCAGAGCCCACCTTCTTTCAAAGCGACGGATGAGAATATTAAGAACTCGAGAGATTTCTTCGAATCCATAAAAGGGGGGCTTAGGATAGGATGGGAAATAAGGGATGAGAGCTGGCTGAAAAGTGATCATTTCAAGAGGATCCTGGAGGATCTAGGAATAACTCACGTAGTTGATCCCCTCTATGAGGTACCCATTCATGGGAGTTTCAGGTATTACAGGCTTCACGGATCGAGGAAGGGGAGGAGGATCGTTTACAGTTACAAGTATTCGGAGGAGGATCTACTCAAGTTACTGGAATATTTGAGGAAGTATGCGATGGAAGTTAATTATGTCCTCTTCAATAACTCCTACTTCAGCTTAGATAATGCTAAGAGCTTCAAGTCCCTCTTGGAATCTCAGCTCAAGTAG
- a CDS encoding methylated-DNA--[protein]-cysteine S-methyltransferase, which yields MRVKYEIFSIGGSFIGIAEAEGTIYCNTIPLRGEKEAENDLIKNCRSAWPNLTLEKGSVNCGELPVKIYKIFSGENEDTSNIMLANHENIKFQEALEAISLIPRGTFTTYGELARLIATSPRAVGLYASKNPFPLIVPCHRVVRGDMRVGGYGYGEELKALLLIREGIEVDLSRMRVNPNKLIRASDLRRMREVSGHASST from the coding sequence ATGAGAGTAAAGTACGAGATTTTCTCGATAGGAGGCTCATTCATAGGAATTGCCGAGGCTGAAGGGACAATTTACTGCAATACGATACCTCTAAGGGGAGAAAAAGAGGCCGAGAATGATCTAATTAAGAACTGCAGATCCGCTTGGCCCAATCTCACATTGGAGAAGGGCTCTGTGAATTGTGGAGAGTTGCCAGTAAAAATTTACAAAATATTCTCGGGAGAAAATGAAGATACTTCTAATATAATGTTAGCAAATCATGAAAACATAAAATTCCAGGAGGCCCTCGAAGCGATTTCCCTCATCCCCCGGGGTACGTTCACGACCTATGGGGAGCTCGCTAGATTGATAGCTACTTCCCCGAGGGCCGTCGGGCTTTACGCATCTAAGAACCCCTTCCCGCTCATAGTCCCCTGTCATAGAGTGGTCAGGGGAGACATGAGGGTAGGGGGCTACGGTTACGGGGAGGAGCTGAAGGCCCTGCTCCTCATTAGGGAGGGCATTGAGGTAGATCTCAGCAGAATGAGAGTGAACCCCAATAAGCTTATCAGGGCCTCCGATCTGAGACGGATGAGGGAGGTGTCAGGCCATGCTAGCTCAACCTAA
- the rtcA gene encoding RNA 3'-terminal phosphate cyclase — translation MEFIRIDGSYGEGGGSLLRYAIALSSVTMKPVEIYNIRVKRANPGLRPQHLNAVRALARITEATVEGDEVGSTALRFIPRKRAGGSFEIDIGTAGSISLIIQAILPACISSEEEISLRIRGGTDVPLAPPIDYMAEVFLRNMAPLGVRAELKLLRRGHYPRGGGIVELHASPSKLFPIDKVRGEKFDRVLGRCHAVKLPRSVVERISSSAIDTLRKEGLRVEIEEEWSEDGHLGPGAGIVLWTDSNPRIGADELGEKGKPSEVVGKNAASKLLDEIKAGMAFDSHMGDMIIPYLALARGRSRVGISKLTLHAESNIWLVERFLPVKFIVQGGVGSPTVIEVEGAGLEL, via the coding sequence ATGGAATTCATCAGGATAGATGGGAGTTACGGTGAGGGAGGAGGATCCCTCCTGAGGTATGCTATAGCCCTCTCCTCAGTGACGATGAAACCCGTCGAGATATACAATATAAGGGTTAAGAGAGCCAATCCGGGCTTGAGGCCACAGCATCTGAATGCTGTAAGGGCTTTAGCGAGGATAACGGAAGCTACTGTAGAGGGCGATGAGGTGGGATCCACTGCTCTGAGGTTCATACCTAGGAAGAGAGCAGGAGGCAGCTTTGAGATAGACATAGGGACTGCTGGAAGTATAAGCCTCATCATACAAGCAATCCTACCTGCTTGTATATCTTCAGAGGAGGAGATCTCCCTGAGAATTAGGGGAGGGACCGATGTCCCATTGGCGCCGCCGATCGATTATATGGCTGAAGTCTTCCTCAGGAATATGGCCCCTCTAGGAGTGAGGGCTGAGCTCAAGTTGCTGAGGAGGGGGCACTACCCTAGAGGAGGAGGTATCGTTGAGCTACATGCTAGCCCATCCAAGCTCTTTCCGATCGATAAAGTGAGAGGGGAAAAGTTCGATAGAGTTTTGGGAAGATGCCATGCCGTCAAGCTTCCAAGGAGTGTTGTGGAGAGGATATCCTCCTCTGCCATCGATACGCTCAGGAAGGAGGGGCTGAGGGTTGAGATAGAGGAGGAATGGTCTGAAGATGGGCATTTGGGTCCAGGAGCCGGGATCGTCCTCTGGACAGATTCCAACCCAAGGATCGGGGCCGATGAATTAGGAGAGAAGGGTAAACCGAGCGAGGTAGTTGGTAAGAATGCTGCTTCAAAGCTCTTAGATGAAATAAAAGCGGGGATGGCTTTCGATAGTCACATGGGTGATATGATAATTCCTTATCTTGCTCTAGCCAGGGGGAGATCTAGAGTGGGCATATCGAAGCTTACGTTGCATGCTGAAAGTAACATATGGCTCGTTGAGAGATTCCTCCCGGTTAAGTTCATCGTTCAAGGTGGAGTGGGCTCGCCGACTGTGATAGAAGTAGAGGGTGCTGGGCTTGAGCTATGA
- a CDS encoding nucleic acid-binding protein translates to MSYDDEFMRRAKYISDIAHVELDEILRKVEEYIEEMGGLIKPDGALSLIAMELGVEISSETVKKPLLRLDRLVPGMRKASVRGRISKIYGVIEYVNRSGERSERAELRISDDYGQADVIIWSQSLVDEVKRGKLREGDEVLLSDVRVASRGGRIVIHLSSDSKIEVLSRGVAPASEVISSTEEIYGREGEEIDFRGTVVRTFPVSEFMREDGRKGRRGSAIVQGEDGGTIRVLFWGDKASYSENLKPGALVTLRNFRVITREDSVELHSTLRSSVDIEGGIETIEATVLYKFPEESSLLGKKFLDILVEIDGELAILRIWDKWVDLLRGMEPPFIVRVGPIFRRYDDLLSLSRSGNLEIVEIVDRKVKDIEKLARSLKYKRVPIGEASDGFREFRGTIIGISEEAKVSWHCPLCGARVSYEYGSYSCPNCGPLERAIPLLYLSLTLDDGTGVARVMVFGRNAERLLRMSTEDVIRRADELGQPFHSIPTDELSAEILGREVIVRGKATYMEGGLVKVVLDEIEPVDYSSEVHSLIREIEELWLGAEGNENSDG, encoded by the coding sequence TTGAGCTATGATGATGAGTTCATGAGGAGAGCCAAATACATCTCTGACATCGCTCACGTAGAACTCGATGAGATCCTGAGAAAGGTTGAGGAATATATAGAGGAAATGGGCGGCTTAATTAAGCCGGATGGGGCTCTTTCCCTTATCGCAATGGAACTGGGGGTCGAGATTTCATCAGAGACTGTGAAGAAGCCTTTGCTAAGGTTGGACAGGCTGGTCCCGGGGATGAGAAAGGCATCCGTCAGGGGCAGGATCTCGAAAATATATGGAGTGATAGAATACGTGAATAGAAGTGGAGAGAGATCGGAGAGAGCCGAGCTTAGGATCTCAGACGATTACGGCCAGGCAGATGTCATAATATGGTCTCAGAGTCTCGTAGATGAGGTTAAGAGGGGGAAGTTGAGAGAGGGTGATGAGGTCCTCCTGAGCGATGTAAGAGTGGCTAGCAGAGGCGGGAGGATCGTAATTCATCTGAGCTCGGATTCAAAGATAGAGGTTCTTTCTAGAGGAGTGGCACCGGCTAGTGAGGTAATATCGAGCACGGAGGAGATTTACGGGAGGGAAGGGGAGGAGATAGACTTCAGGGGAACTGTTGTCAGGACCTTCCCAGTATCGGAGTTCATGAGGGAGGATGGGAGGAAGGGAAGAAGGGGATCAGCGATAGTTCAGGGGGAGGATGGAGGTACAATCAGGGTCCTTTTCTGGGGAGATAAAGCTTCTTACTCTGAGAACCTAAAACCAGGCGCTCTGGTAACGCTCAGGAACTTCAGAGTCATTACTAGGGAGGATTCTGTCGAGCTCCACTCGACATTGAGGAGCTCTGTGGATATAGAAGGAGGTATTGAGACTATAGAAGCAACAGTCCTTTACAAATTCCCAGAAGAATCTTCTCTCTTGGGAAAGAAGTTCTTAGACATTCTAGTTGAGATAGATGGTGAGCTAGCGATATTGAGGATCTGGGATAAGTGGGTCGATCTACTGAGGGGCATGGAGCCGCCCTTCATCGTGAGGGTAGGTCCTATATTCAGGAGGTACGATGATTTACTTTCGCTCAGCAGGTCCGGGAATCTTGAGATCGTTGAGATAGTAGACAGGAAGGTTAAGGATATAGAGAAGCTCGCGAGATCCCTCAAGTACAAGAGGGTTCCAATAGGGGAAGCCTCTGACGGCTTCAGGGAGTTCAGGGGAACGATCATAGGGATCTCTGAGGAAGCTAAGGTCTCTTGGCACTGCCCGCTCTGTGGGGCTAGGGTCAGCTATGAATACGGTAGCTACAGCTGTCCGAATTGCGGCCCACTGGAGAGGGCGATCCCCCTCCTCTACCTCAGCCTCACGCTAGACGACGGTACTGGGGTCGCTAGAGTGATGGTCTTTGGGAGAAATGCAGAGAGGTTACTTCGGATGAGCACTGAGGATGTGATAAGGAGGGCTGATGAGCTGGGTCAGCCCTTCCACTCGATACCAACCGATGAGCTCTCAGCTGAGATCTTGGGCAGGGAGGTCATAGTCAGGGGGAAGGCTACTTACATGGAAGGGGGGCTCGTTAAGGTGGTCCTAGATGAGATCGAACCTGTCGACTATTCAAGCGAGGTTCATTCACTAATAAGGGAAATAGAGGAACTTTGGTTGGGGGCTGAGGGAAATGAGAATAGTGATGGATGA